Proteins found in one Halogeometricum rufum genomic segment:
- a CDS encoding winged helix-turn-helix domain-containing protein translates to MSDSAPNGSGDPDAAFAAVSDPTRVAILRALAAHTRETGETTAGFAALRKRAGVEDPGRFRYHLNTLVGRFVERTEDGYRLSHAGSEIVAAILAGRYTDHERLGPTTVDGACNVCGAAATGVYEDGRLDVTCENDHPLLRWSIPPNAAADATVSELATLATGLIRHAIDLSLQGVCVECYGTMTTRIEAVPTEADDGPGADGGDEGEAGDGADGRTSRPTPLFRADCETCTASLVGPAWFALTVHPTVDAFYHDHGRPVRDSLLWELGHVEYETTRADDGAVVVTVGLDDERLHVTLSDAGEVVETAVESA, encoded by the coding sequence ATGTCCGACTCCGCACCGAACGGGTCGGGTGACCCGGACGCCGCCTTCGCGGCGGTGTCGGACCCGACGCGAGTCGCCATCCTCCGCGCCCTCGCCGCTCACACCCGCGAGACGGGCGAGACGACGGCCGGTTTCGCGGCGTTGCGAAAGCGCGCCGGCGTCGAGGACCCCGGCCGGTTCCGCTACCACCTGAACACGCTGGTCGGTCGCTTCGTGGAACGGACCGAGGACGGCTATCGCCTCTCGCACGCCGGCAGCGAAATCGTCGCCGCCATCCTCGCCGGGCGGTACACCGACCACGAACGGCTGGGGCCCACGACGGTGGACGGCGCGTGCAACGTCTGCGGCGCCGCCGCCACCGGCGTCTACGAGGACGGCCGACTCGACGTGACCTGCGAGAACGACCACCCCCTGCTCCGGTGGTCGATTCCGCCGAACGCGGCGGCCGACGCCACCGTCTCCGAACTCGCCACGCTGGCGACGGGTCTGATTCGCCACGCCATCGACCTGTCGCTACAGGGCGTCTGCGTGGAGTGTTACGGGACGATGACGACCCGTATCGAGGCCGTACCGACCGAGGCGGACGACGGACCCGGTGCCGACGGCGGCGACGAGGGCGAGGCCGGGGACGGGGCAGACGGCCGCACGTCGCGGCCGACGCCCCTCTTCCGGGCCGACTGCGAGACGTGTACCGCCTCGCTGGTCGGGCCGGCGTGGTTCGCCCTCACCGTCCACCCGACGGTGGACGCGTTCTACCACGACCACGGCCGACCGGTGCGCGACTCGCTGCTGTGGGAGTTGGGCCACGTCGAGTACGAGACGACCCGGGCCGACGACGGGGCCGTCGTCGTCACCGTCGGACTCGACGACGAACGCCTGCACGTGACGCTGTCCGACGCGGGCGAAGTCGTGGAGACGGCAGTCGAGTCGGCGTGA
- a CDS encoding COG1361 family protein, producing MNVAPKRLLSFVLVVALVTGGFAAATTTATADSSVLLVHTEVSPTQPTTDANFTVSTAVTNAEDSDSRFAIKRVTVFDENGDERRTQLNETGTEGWVPAGVTKTVNHSVGIDEAGTHELLVRVRLVSPTDGVRTVERTVPVTVRQPHPVLGMQFATTVAGSPTNATVRVANGLDAPVRNVRLSLDPEKTTFRTRSHSFATVGAGAERSVSVGVSGETNGSETVRATLSYDYNGTRYTTTQRLTGEFVQPTNPGRVTLTNLDVEPAGDSLRIRGTASNPGGSNVTGVTVSVRDSETVRPGANSSDFFVGRIGPSDFGTFETRATAEANGTVTVPIHVSYVVDGVERETVRRVTYTQPANDGETEDSSGGLPVELLGGAALVLVGGAVVWRVRGGT from the coding sequence ATGAACGTCGCACCGAAGCGACTGCTCTCGTTCGTCCTCGTCGTCGCCCTCGTCACCGGTGGATTCGCCGCGGCGACCACCACCGCGACGGCGGATTCGAGCGTCCTCCTCGTCCACACCGAGGTGTCGCCGACGCAACCGACGACGGACGCCAACTTCACCGTCTCGACGGCGGTGACGAACGCCGAGGACAGCGACAGTCGGTTCGCGATAAAGCGCGTGACCGTCTTCGACGAGAACGGCGACGAGAGGCGGACGCAGTTGAACGAGACGGGAACCGAAGGCTGGGTGCCGGCCGGCGTCACGAAGACGGTGAACCACTCCGTCGGTATCGACGAGGCGGGCACGCACGAGTTGCTCGTCCGCGTCCGCCTCGTCTCGCCGACCGACGGCGTGCGAACCGTCGAGCGAACCGTCCCCGTGACGGTGCGCCAACCGCACCCGGTCCTCGGGATGCAGTTCGCCACGACCGTCGCCGGGTCGCCCACGAACGCGACCGTTCGGGTGGCGAACGGACTCGACGCGCCGGTCCGGAACGTCCGACTCAGCCTCGACCCCGAGAAGACGACGTTCCGAACGCGCAGTCACTCGTTCGCCACCGTCGGCGCGGGAGCCGAACGGAGCGTCAGTGTCGGCGTCAGCGGAGAGACGAACGGGAGCGAGACGGTCCGCGCGACGCTCTCGTACGACTACAACGGCACCCGCTACACGACGACGCAGCGACTGACCGGCGAGTTCGTCCAGCCGACCAACCCCGGCCGCGTGACGCTGACGAACCTCGACGTCGAACCGGCCGGCGACTCGCTCCGAATCCGCGGGACGGCGAGCAACCCCGGTGGGAGCAACGTGACCGGCGTGACCGTCTCCGTCCGCGACAGCGAAACCGTCCGGCCGGGGGCGAACAGTTCGGACTTCTTCGTCGGCCGCATCGGCCCGAGCGACTTCGGGACGTTCGAGACGCGGGCGACGGCCGAGGCCAACGGCACCGTCACGGTCCCGATTCACGTCTCCTACGTCGTCGACGGCGTCGAACGGGAGACGGTGCGCCGGGTGACGTACACGCAGCCCGCGAACGACGGGGAGACGGAGGACTCGTCCGGCGGACTCCCGGTCGAACTGCTGGGTGGCGCCGCCCTGGTGCTCGTGGGCGGCGCCGTCGTCTGGAGGGTCCGCGGTGGGACGTAG
- a CDS encoding ABC transporter permease yields the protein MRGSRAKTRLLELFPVTMLSWRNLTRTRTRTALATLGIVVGVVAIASLGVTGVAFERSQVDSFDRIGSTVLVEPGEDMATNALDSDDLRRVQSATEHDVYAMKSTEARVSYLQTTTRAELKSVNDVREQVTVASGRIPLDWRDGVLVGADVADELDVAAGDAVSVGGERYRILAVLAENEGNRVFGTDGAVVVPEAQHPSDGYQGLFVETEGFDAAFEERDRLDEALNYQTERYEVTDFEDQVARALQTLSQINVFIVGIGAVSLFVASVSIMNVMLMSTIERRGEIGVFRAVGYQRLDVLRMMLAESLLIGLVGSVVGVALSVGVGLVVNDALLGDPTAFTGQSLAYFGFGFLFGVAASVVSGLYPAWRAASDPPVESLRG from the coding sequence ATGCGCGGCAGTCGGGCGAAGACGCGGCTGCTGGAACTGTTCCCGGTGACGATGCTGTCGTGGCGGAACCTCACCCGCACGCGGACCCGGACGGCCCTCGCCACGCTGGGTATCGTCGTCGGCGTCGTCGCCATCGCGTCCCTCGGCGTCACCGGCGTCGCGTTCGAGCGGTCGCAGGTGGACAGCTTCGACCGCATCGGCAGCACCGTCCTCGTCGAACCCGGAGAGGACATGGCGACGAACGCGCTCGATTCCGACGACCTGCGACGGGTGCAGAGCGCGACGGAACACGACGTGTACGCCATGAAGAGCACGGAGGCGCGGGTGTCGTACTTACAGACGACCACGCGGGCGGAACTGAAGTCGGTGAACGACGTGCGAGAGCAGGTCACCGTCGCGTCGGGGCGCATCCCTCTGGACTGGCGCGACGGCGTCCTCGTCGGCGCGGACGTGGCCGACGAACTCGACGTCGCCGCGGGCGACGCCGTCTCCGTCGGCGGCGAGCGGTACCGGATACTCGCCGTCCTCGCGGAGAACGAGGGGAACCGCGTGTTCGGCACCGACGGCGCCGTCGTCGTGCCGGAGGCACAGCACCCGAGCGACGGCTACCAGGGCCTCTTCGTGGAGACGGAGGGCTTCGACGCCGCGTTCGAGGAGCGTGACCGCCTCGACGAGGCGCTCAACTACCAGACCGAGCGGTACGAGGTGACCGACTTCGAGGACCAGGTGGCGCGGGCGCTCCAGACGCTCTCGCAGATAAACGTCTTCATCGTCGGCATCGGCGCCGTCTCGCTGTTCGTGGCGAGCGTCAGCATCATGAACGTGATGCTGATGTCCACCATCGAACGACGCGGCGAGATAGGCGTCTTCCGCGCCGTCGGCTACCAGCGACTGGACGTGCTTCGGATGATGCTCGCCGAGTCGCTGCTCATCGGCCTCGTCGGGTCCGTCGTCGGCGTCGCCCTGAGCGTCGGGGTCGGACTCGTCGTCAACGACGCCCTCCTCGGCGACCCGACGGCGTTCACCGGCCAGAGCCTCGCCTACTTCGGGTTCGGCTTCCTGTTCGGCGTCGCCGCGAGCGTCGTCTCCGGCCTGTACCCGGCGTGGCGCGCGGCGAGCGACCCACCGGTCGAGTCGCTCCGCGGGTGA
- a CDS encoding ABC transporter ATP-binding protein, producing MGRSDARVKRSDADASPAPIIEATDVVKEYQTGDETLRALDGVDVAIRPGEFVAVVGPSGSGKSTLLNVLGLLDVPTAGHVELDDRTLSELSIRERTRMRRRTVGFVFQSFHLVPTLTATENVMAPRLVGGESDGAYDRATSLLRSVGLGDRLDHYPTELSGGQRQRVAVARALVNRPRLLLADEPTGNLDRETGQQVLSEFEGIAGDGVGIVAVTHDEQVTEFADRVVTLTDGRIESGGD from the coding sequence GTGGGACGTAGCGACGCCCGGGTCAAGCGCTCGGACGCCGACGCGTCCCCGGCACCCATCATCGAGGCGACGGACGTGGTGAAGGAGTACCAGACCGGCGACGAGACGCTCAGAGCCCTCGACGGCGTCGACGTCGCCATCCGCCCCGGCGAGTTCGTCGCCGTCGTCGGCCCGTCCGGGTCGGGGAAGTCCACGCTGTTGAACGTGCTCGGCCTGCTCGACGTGCCGACGGCGGGTCACGTCGAACTCGACGACCGGACCCTCTCGGAACTCTCGATACGGGAGCGAACGCGGATGCGTCGGCGGACCGTCGGCTTCGTCTTCCAGTCGTTCCACCTCGTGCCGACGCTGACGGCGACGGAGAACGTCATGGCGCCGCGACTGGTCGGCGGCGAGTCCGACGGCGCGTACGACCGCGCCACGTCGCTCCTGCGCTCGGTCGGACTCGGCGACCGACTCGACCACTACCCGACCGAACTGTCGGGCGGACAGCGACAGCGAGTCGCCGTCGCCCGTGCGCTGGTGAACCGGCCGCGGTTGCTGTTGGCCGACGAGCCGACGGGCAACCTCGACCGGGAGACGGGCCAGCAGGTGCTGTCCGAGTTCGAGGGCATCGCCGGCGACGGCGTCGGCATCGTCGCCGTGACGCACGACGAGCAGGTGACCGAGTTCGCAGACCGTGTCGTCACGCTGACCGACGGCCGAATCGAATCGGGAGGCGACTGA